A genomic window from Oceanispirochaeta sp. M1 includes:
- a CDS encoding ATP-binding cassette domain-containing protein, with the protein MAASETLLEINDYNFRFPSYPGLDNKALFSSLNFKLRRGEFCIVLGAPESGKTTLSRCLTGVYPGLTQAEVSGTITLDGENLRSRSACDWIESIGIVFQDPEEQILSTRCDDEASMTLESLGRDPAEIRKQLEISFEHFSINGKEERDPLSLSGGEKKRLLLSALEMQNPDLWILDETVDELDREGQVYLLEYLLEKAEAENKGIILFASKYRELFSGSRASLVLLKDGKIITEDSRPESFMTLLVEEGLMSGQSEAIPDLAAPEKDPLIELKNIRFEYPGNMDFHLEVDEFTLYRGEALFLSGPNGCGKSTMAHILCGLIEPDAGKVILNGKTAGKDSLNRSCAYLFQNPDYQLFLPSVEEELALGLKYSAFKRIEKKALVDEAIALFNLPSGEAAPALLSFGARKRLQGAIYYLLEKNLYILDEADSGLSFSDYICILRELKKKGAALIVISHDHKLQQLETHRTVRMERGRILPEGSAE; encoded by the coding sequence ATGGCAGCATCTGAGACTCTTCTGGAAATAAATGACTATAATTTTCGCTTTCCATCCTATCCCGGATTAGATAATAAAGCCCTCTTCAGCTCTTTAAACTTCAAATTGAGAAGAGGGGAATTCTGTATCGTTCTGGGCGCTCCCGAATCAGGGAAAACGACACTCAGCCGCTGTCTGACCGGAGTTTATCCGGGACTCACACAGGCGGAAGTCTCTGGAACTATCACCCTGGATGGTGAAAATCTTAGAAGCCGTTCAGCCTGTGACTGGATAGAATCGATCGGTATCGTCTTTCAGGATCCTGAAGAACAGATTCTCAGTACCCGCTGTGATGATGAGGCATCCATGACCCTGGAATCACTGGGGCGGGATCCTGCTGAGATCAGGAAGCAGCTGGAGATCTCATTTGAACATTTTTCAATAAATGGAAAGGAAGAAAGAGATCCCCTTTCCCTGTCGGGGGGAGAGAAAAAACGGCTTCTCCTCTCAGCACTTGAAATGCAGAATCCCGATTTATGGATTCTTGATGAGACAGTGGACGAACTGGATCGGGAAGGGCAGGTCTATCTTCTGGAATATCTTCTTGAGAAGGCTGAGGCAGAGAATAAAGGCATTATTTTATTTGCATCAAAATATCGGGAACTTTTTTCCGGTTCCCGGGCATCACTGGTACTTTTAAAGGACGGGAAGATTATAACTGAAGATTCCCGGCCAGAAAGTTTTATGACTCTTCTGGTTGAGGAGGGACTGATGTCAGGGCAGTCTGAGGCTATCCCTGATTTAGCTGCACCGGAAAAAGATCCTCTCATAGAGCTGAAGAATATACGTTTTGAATATCCCGGCAATATGGATTTTCATCTTGAAGTAGATGAATTTACTTTGTACAGGGGGGAAGCCCTGTTTCTATCGGGTCCCAACGGTTGCGGTAAGAGTACAATGGCCCATATTTTATGCGGTCTTATTGAACCGGATGCGGGGAAAGTTATTCTTAACGGAAAGACTGCCGGGAAGGATTCACTGAACCGCAGCTGTGCCTATCTGTTTCAGAATCCAGACTACCAGCTTTTTCTCCCCAGTGTGGAGGAGGAACTGGCCCTCGGATTAAAATACAGCGCTTTCAAGAGAATTGAAAAGAAGGCCCTTGTTGATGAGGCTATTGCTTTGTTTAATCTTCCATCGGGAGAAGCTGCTCCGGCACTACTCAGTTTCGGAGCCAGAAAACGTCTGCAGGGTGCAATCTATTACCTTCTGGAGAAAAATCTCTATATTCTGGATGAAGCCGACTCGGGTCTGAGTTTTTCTGACTATATATGTATTCTGCGGGAGCTGAAAAAGAAAGGAGCCGCTCTGATAGTTATCAGTCATGATCATAAGCTGCAGCAGCTGGAGACCCATAGGACTGTTAGAATGGAGAGAGGCCGAATACTGCCCGAGGGATCAGCAGAATGA
- a CDS encoding energy-coupling factor transporter transmembrane protein EcfT, whose translation MIDTLYKKDNTLVHRFDCRIKLFLLPLFLIYFFLPLPLGIYGAFTAFFVLLIITILGIRDLFVPLKMIFPLLIMISLLTPLFHKEGTELIQFGSFTFLTTVGLDETLRYIARFSGISLLFFVFFRSSAMDDILLGLSWFRLPYTLTLVISIALRYIPHLAGLYGQIRAAHALRCSINDVVPRRRGIGRIRNLFPVLVSLVIQSVKTIPLLTMALELKGIGRSNVRTQSRILETPEQIILQIICSVLLLVLMISPLVLFR comes from the coding sequence ATGATTGATACCCTGTATAAAAAAGACAATACCCTGGTTCATCGTTTTGACTGCCGGATCAAGCTCTTTCTCCTTCCTCTGTTTCTGATCTACTTTTTTCTGCCCCTGCCTCTTGGTATTTACGGGGCCTTCACAGCTTTTTTTGTTCTTTTGATTATTACAATTTTGGGAATCAGAGATCTTTTTGTACCCCTGAAGATGATATTTCCCCTATTAATCATGATTTCTCTACTGACACCCCTGTTCCATAAGGAAGGCACTGAGCTTATACAGTTTGGATCCTTCACTTTTCTGACAACTGTGGGACTGGATGAAACACTCCGTTATATTGCCCGGTTCAGCGGTATCAGTCTCCTCTTTTTTGTCTTTTTCCGAAGCTCTGCCATGGATGATATACTTCTGGGTCTCAGCTGGTTCCGTCTCCCTTATACTCTGACCCTTGTCATCTCCATAGCCCTTCGTTATATTCCGCACCTTGCAGGTCTCTACGGACAGATCAGGGCCGCTCACGCTCTTCGCTGCAGTATCAATGATGTTGTACCCCGGCGCCGGGGGATAGGACGTATAAGGAACCTGTTTCCAGTGCTGGTCTCACTTGTTATTCAGAGTGTGAAGACCATACCTCTTTTGACCATGGCTCTTGAACTCAAGGGAATTGGGAGAAGCAATGTCCGTACGCAGAGTCGGATACTGGAAACTCCGGAACAAATAATCCTGCAGATTATTTGTTCAGTATTACTCCTTGTACTTATGATTAGTCCTCTGGTACTATTTCGCTAA
- a CDS encoding ECF transporter S component: MKNQTAQSKQNLAFRIAAVAVLTALTTVCTMIIRVPITPTKGYINLADVAIFFTALTFGPFTALAAGGLGTALADIMGGYAQWAPITFFAHGVQGLLIGLIFRASGVENRGRMILALVLSFVAGTLVMAGTYFVTGGLMYGFGAAATEIPGNILQNVAGIAVGFPLYLAVKKAYPPISGYRW, from the coding sequence ATGAAAAATCAGACAGCTCAGTCAAAGCAGAACCTTGCTTTCCGTATTGCTGCAGTAGCGGTCCTCACGGCTCTGACGACAGTATGTACTATGATCATCCGGGTTCCTATTACTCCGACCAAGGGTTATATCAACCTGGCGGATGTGGCCATCTTTTTTACAGCTCTGACTTTCGGTCCGTTCACAGCACTTGCCGCCGGCGGTCTGGGAACAGCGCTGGCTGATATTATGGGCGGTTATGCGCAGTGGGCACCTATTACTTTTTTTGCTCATGGTGTTCAGGGATTGCTTATCGGTCTGATTTTCAGAGCCTCGGGAGTTGAGAACAGAGGAAGAATGATCCTCGCACTGGTTCTTTCATTTGTTGCGGGTACCCTGGTTATGGCGGGGACCTATTTTGTTACCGGCGGCCTGATGTACGGCTTTGGTGCAGCAGCCACCGAAATTCCCGGAAATATACTCCAGAATGTAGCCGGTATTGCAGTAGGATTCCCTCTCTACCTTGCAGTTAAGAAGGCCTATCCTCCCATCAGCGGCTACCGCTGGTAA